From the genome of Leptotrichia trevisanii DSM 22070, one region includes:
- a CDS encoding DKNYY domain-containing protein — MKSKLSKIVILVFLVANLGIAEYIKKDNAVYYKDETEQADERKVENADFKTFVKLNDIYGKDGKSVFYLDKKLIDADIKTFQVIGEVNGKDKKYIYNYDEKMEINPKDFKLYKNKDKLLYFRNNGKLYIGGSFLEVEYVQDLNSFEVIDQGYSKDKYNIYYAGTPIYDVDKSTFQVIMPDYYAKDKNNVYSGSDKIKDANPDTIKILNQVYLKDDKNVFLNFGQKIKNADAATFEVIEENGAYGKDKNNVYYLGEKIKGADAKSFEVILEPSDLVQMYSKDKNNVFIGGRKIKEADLKTFERLSGTTDYSKDRNNLYYRELKIDKIDKKNLKILYSGGIDVVKNGNRIFAEGEKLNIKSPETFEIILSKYYNVPNLIYGKDDKNVYVISKSTKFDETYSSKIIKNADVNSFEVMKNNMYTKDKNNIYFTRNDVVKLEGADKDSFVIQENENDFSYDKNSVYFMGKKINGISSSEFRIIDLNNRNESFYFLTDNKNLYKLITIFDEDSGKIAKTKLVTIENPKVDTKSFEVINKNFDIYYRDKNTVYYYDADFGKELKKLEAADSNSFVSLEANFGKDDKNVYYNGNKLEGVNSDGFEILDENAIIFKNKNNVYFLKAKNEEKKYKLIPFKFDSSSFKPVHKRSGYFKDKNGIYYFDYSNLEKLDTEKTEDIQNKLFFKIEGVDVPTFRELQFGYSKDRNRVYCKNKEVKGADAESFIIFYADEGVVVKDKNKIYENDCE, encoded by the coding sequence ATGAAAAGCAAACTTTCTAAAATTGTAATTCTTGTCTTTCTTGTGGCAAATCTGGGAATAGCTGAATATATAAAAAAAGATAACGCTGTTTACTATAAGGATGAAACAGAGCAAGCTGATGAGAGAAAAGTAGAAAATGCGGATTTTAAGACATTTGTAAAATTAAATGATATTTATGGGAAAGATGGGAAAAGTGTTTTTTATCTTGATAAGAAGTTAATAGATGCTGATATTAAGACTTTTCAGGTAATTGGGGAAGTCAATGGAAAAGATAAAAAATATATTTATAATTATGATGAAAAAATGGAGATAAATCCGAAAGATTTCAAACTTTATAAAAATAAGGACAAACTTTTGTATTTTAGAAATAATGGCAAATTGTATATTGGAGGAAGTTTTCTTGAAGTTGAGTATGTTCAGGATTTGAATAGTTTTGAGGTAATTGATCAAGGTTATTCAAAGGACAAGTATAATATTTATTATGCTGGAACGCCGATATATGATGTTGATAAAAGTACATTTCAGGTAATAATGCCTGATTATTACGCAAAAGATAAGAATAATGTGTACAGTGGTTCTGATAAAATAAAGGATGCGAATCCTGATACAATAAAAATATTAAATCAGGTTTATTTGAAGGATGATAAAAATGTATTTCTGAATTTTGGACAGAAGATAAAAAATGCCGATGCGGCTACTTTTGAAGTAATAGAAGAAAATGGAGCTTATGGAAAAGATAAAAATAATGTCTATTATCTTGGTGAAAAAATAAAAGGAGCTGATGCAAAATCTTTTGAAGTCATTTTAGAGCCTAGCGATCTTGTTCAAATGTATTCAAAAGATAAAAATAACGTCTTTATTGGAGGCCGAAAAATAAAAGAGGCTGATTTGAAAACTTTTGAAAGGCTTTCTGGAACAACTGATTATTCAAAGGATAGAAATAATCTTTACTATCGGGAATTGAAAATTGATAAAATTGATAAGAAAAATCTTAAAATTTTGTATTCTGGTGGAATTGACGTGGTAAAAAATGGGAATAGAATTTTTGCAGAAGGGGAAAAACTGAATATAAAAAGTCCAGAAACTTTTGAAATAATTTTGAGCAAGTATTATAATGTTCCAAATTTAATTTACGGAAAAGATGATAAAAATGTGTATGTAATTTCAAAATCAACAAAATTTGATGAAACTTATTCAAGCAAAATAATAAAAAATGCAGATGTAAATTCTTTTGAAGTAATGAAAAATAATATGTATACAAAAGATAAAAATAATATTTATTTTACACGAAACGATGTTGTAAAGTTGGAAGGTGCTGATAAAGATAGTTTTGTTATTCAAGAAAATGAGAACGACTTCTCTTACGATAAAAATAGTGTATATTTTATGGGGAAAAAAATAAATGGAATAAGTTCTAGTGAGTTTAGAATTATAGATTTGAATAACAGAAATGAATCTTTCTATTTCCTGACTGACAATAAAAATTTATATAAATTGATTACTATTTTTGATGAAGATAGTGGTAAAATTGCAAAAACTAAGTTAGTTACCATAGAAAATCCAAAAGTGGATACTAAAAGTTTTGAAGTGATAAATAAAAACTTTGATATTTATTATAGAGATAAAAATACTGTTTATTATTATGATGCAGATTTTGGCAAAGAATTGAAAAAACTGGAAGCAGCTGACAGTAATAGTTTTGTAAGTTTGGAAGCAAACTTTGGAAAAGATGATAAGAATGTTTATTATAATGGAAATAAATTGGAAGGCGTAAATTCTGATGGATTTGAAATTTTAGATGAAAATGCTATAATTTTTAAAAATAAAAATAATGTTTATTTTTTGAAAGCTAAAAATGAAGAAAAAAAATATAAACTTATACCTTTTAAATTTGACAGCAGTTCCTTTAAGCCTGTTCATAAACGCAGTGGATATTTTAAAGATAAAAACGGGATTTATTATTTTGATTATTCAAATTTGGAAAAATTGGACACTGAGAAAACTGAGGATATCCAAAATAAACTATTTTTTAAAATAGAAGGCGTAGATGTTCCGACATTCAGGGAACTTCAATTTGGATATTCAAAAGATAGGAATAGAGTGTATTGTAAAAATAAGGAAGTTAAAGGTGCAGATGCAGAAAGTTTTATTATATTTTATGCAGATGAGGGAGTTGTAGTTAAGGATAAAAATAAGATTTATGAAAA